One window of the Glycocaulis alkaliphilus genome contains the following:
- the dnaJ gene encoding molecular chaperone DnaJ, whose protein sequence is MAKRDYYEILGVERTADAGAIKSAYRKLAMQFHPDRNPGDAEAEAKFKEVGEAYAILSDADKRAAYDRMGHAAFQNGGAGAGGPFGPGGFGGAADFADIFEQVFGDAFAGRGGGRRRAGPARGSDLRYDMEISLEEAFNGKDAKIRVPTTVSCGHCEGSGAEPGSKIITCETCNGAGRIRRTQGFFTMEQTCPTCGGRGQYVETPCRECDGVGRVRKNRELQVQVPPGVEDGMRIRLAGEGEAGGRGGPPGDLYIFISVKPHDIFERDGPNLYCRATVPMVTAALGGEIQAPTIEGGRAEMHIPAGSQTGRRMRLKGKGMARLKGGGARGDMFVELFVETPQKLCERQKELLREFCELSGDGCNPDSDGFFKKVKRFWDDVRGEDEARPGAGH, encoded by the coding sequence ATGGCCAAGCGCGATTATTATGAAATCCTGGGTGTTGAACGCACCGCCGATGCAGGTGCGATCAAGAGCGCCTATCGCAAGCTCGCCATGCAATTCCACCCTGACCGCAATCCGGGTGATGCGGAAGCCGAAGCCAAGTTCAAGGAAGTGGGCGAGGCCTACGCCATCCTCTCGGACGCTGACAAGCGCGCCGCCTATGACCGTATGGGCCATGCCGCCTTCCAGAATGGCGGGGCGGGCGCGGGCGGTCCCTTCGGTCCGGGCGGGTTTGGCGGCGCAGCCGACTTTGCCGACATTTTCGAGCAGGTGTTCGGCGATGCGTTTGCCGGGCGTGGCGGCGGGCGCAGACGCGCCGGACCGGCGCGTGGCTCTGACCTGCGTTATGACATGGAAATCTCGCTGGAAGAGGCGTTCAACGGCAAGGATGCCAAGATACGCGTCCCCACCACCGTCTCCTGCGGCCATTGCGAGGGATCGGGCGCCGAACCCGGCTCCAAGATCATCACCTGCGAGACCTGTAACGGGGCGGGGCGTATCCGCCGCACCCAGGGCTTCTTCACCATGGAGCAGACCTGCCCCACCTGTGGCGGGCGCGGCCAGTACGTCGAAACGCCCTGCCGGGAATGCGACGGCGTAGGCCGGGTGCGCAAGAATCGCGAGCTGCAGGTGCAGGTGCCGCCGGGCGTCGAGGATGGCATGCGCATCCGTCTTGCCGGCGAAGGCGAGGCGGGCGGGCGTGGCGGTCCGCCGGGCGATCTCTACATCTTCATTTCGGTGAAGCCACACGACATTTTCGAGCGTGACGGACCCAATCTCTATTGCCGCGCGACCGTGCCCATGGTCACAGCGGCGCTGGGCGGCGAGATACAGGCCCCCACAATCGAGGGCGGGCGCGCTGAAATGCACATTCCCGCCGGCTCCCAGACCGGGCGGCGCATGCGCCTCAAAGGCAAGGGCATGGCGCGCCTCAAAGGCGGCGGCGCGCGCGGCGACATGTTTGTCGAACTGTTCGTCGAGACCCCGCAAAAGCTTTGCGAACGCCAGAAAGAGCTCTTGCGCGAGTTCTGTGAGCTTTCCGGCGATGGCTGCAATCCCGACAGCGACGGTTTCTTCAAGAAGGTCAAGCGCTTCTGGGATGATGTGCGCGGCGAGGATGAAGCGCGCCCCGGCGCCGGGCACTGA